Part of the bacterium genome, CCCCTCCAGTTTGGGATATCCAGATTCCCGTCTCCGGATATGGCGGACAGCATCTCGAAGTGCTTCAAAACTTTATTGATGCCATTTCGACTGGTGCTAAATTGATTGCCCCCGCCCGGGAGGGAATCAAGTCCGTTGAACTCGGGAATGCCATGCTCTATTCTTCGGAAATCGGAGAAACCGTGGAGATGCCCTTGAATGCCGCCGCGTATGAGCGCATGCTGAAGAAGAAAATCAAAGCTTCGCGGTTTGTTAAAAAGACCCGTGAAATCGTCAGCCATGATTTGAGTAAATCGGTCCAGAAATAAGGAGCAAAGCGATGTTATATTTAACTGGTTTTGCGGATGAAGCCGCTGTGGGGATTGAAGGCCAGATCAAGGCCACCCGGGAGTTGGGCTGGTCGAATATTGAGTCCCGGAATGTGGATGGGAAAAATATTCACGATTTATCCGATGAGGACTTTGATCGTGTGGCGGGAAAATTGTCCGACGCGGGTGTCAAAATCAATTGCTTCGGTTCGGCGATAGCCAATTGGGGAAAGAAGATCACTGACCCCATGGACTCATCTCTGGCCGAAACCCGGCGCGCCATTCCCCGGATGCAGCGGCTCGGGACCAAGTTGGTCCGCATCATGAGCTTTGCTGTTTTGCCGGATCGTGCTCCGGATGACCAGATGGAGGAGGAGCGATTCCGCCGCCTGCGTGAACTTCAAGCGATGTTCACCGATGCCGGGATCACGCCGGTCCATGAAAACTGTATGAATTATGGCGGCATGGGGTGGACTTACACGCTGCGCATGCTGGAGAATGTGCCGGGGATGAAGCTTGTCTTTGATACGGGTAACCCGGTGTTTACTGCCGATTACGCCAAGCCCAAACCCTGGCCGCGCCAGTCAGCTTGGGAGTTCTATTCGCACGTGAAGGAACACGTGGTGTATGTGCATATCAAGGATGGCACATGGGTCGAAGCTACCCAAAAACAGATTTTCACACATGCCGGGGAAGGCAATGGGGATGTCCGGCGTATCCTGAAAGACCTCCTGAGTCGAGGGTATGAGGGCGGGATTTCGATTGAGCCGCATCTGGCGGTGGTGTTCCATGATGCCAACATCACCTCCTCGGAAGCGGTCAAGTTCAGCAACTATGTTGAGTATGGGCGCCGTGTAGAGCGGATGATCGCGGAATTGAAGACCGAACTGGCTTGATTACGATCGTTTCATTCCGGTCGAGGCATGGTGGGAAGGGGCTTGGCCATACCATTGCTTAAAACGCTTTGAGAAGTGATATTCGTCGCAAAATCCAAGCTCCCCGGCGATCTCCTTGATTTGGAGCGGTATTTAAGCATTGCCACTATTCCCGATGTGCTGTTATGTGTCTCCCCAGGGAGAAACAGTAT contains:
- a CDS encoding TIM barrel protein yields the protein MLYLTGFADEAAVGIEGQIKATRELGWSNIESRNVDGKNIHDLSDEDFDRVAGKLSDAGVKINCFGSAIANWGKKITDPMDSSLAETRRAIPRMQRLGTKLVRIMSFAVLPDRAPDDQMEEERFRRLRELQAMFTDAGITPVHENCMNYGGMGWTYTLRMLENVPGMKLVFDTGNPVFTADYAKPKPWPRQSAWEFYSHVKEHVVYVHIKDGTWVEATQKQIFTHAGEGNGDVRRILKDLLSRGYEGGISIEPHLAVVFHDANITSSEAVKFSNYVEYGRRVERMIAELKTELA